The Naumovozyma dairenensis CBS 421 chromosome 11, complete genome genome includes a window with the following:
- the MIF2 gene encoding Mif2p (similar to Saccharomyces cerevisiae MIF2 (YKL089W); ancestral locus Anc_2.495): protein MDYMNLGIKSRKTGLNVKNDIKKDEYSMENLDDFFQDNDTTNLSDKNQRSKKRKRNSSLLSFQSIQNGENILPSDLINSPTPSRNAILNVDEKENDDSSRFKRPTRTSILSQATDNNLYDNNYNNNDDADNVLGTIQEGNDDGNYMAERRLSDISNRRKRRSTFFRNRFDSINTQKSNDIDTTSIVNEKSYPVNNYLQDDDDAMPALTESEMDNTVDNTSLNTSDNYVLEDELETDEDRSYIHGPSSDLDSNGSGSSNSDDDDHKELNYDNIKTDSYGLYDSESDDDAGANKSILEQASQVVNDDSLVKSDGLRRSTRVKIPTLDYWRNEKVIYTRKSIKPVLEISKIVTFDEESDEEEESSKKKKSRLRNQISDAPIGTVDDRGEQKEPTITVKNKTRSKLDKNIIGQVRSGEVIEAQWLKNGILQGDVKVTKNRMSLETLAFAPNISQSEITQETIDEKFSLEIMFDKYKKHFASGKLRLPKNGNRNPTDSLNTFMTFYLIQGTVTVNIGETTFVATTGSTFQIPAYNKYSFTNIGNNEAKMFFVQVCVSDEELISTYTNDDADALSSSSHTSSNIRSPQMRVHRRSSSPVRSRRTSDSLSSTSASLQ from the coding sequence ATGGATTACATGAATCTGGGGATCAAATCCCGTAAAACGGGATTGAACGTCAAAAATGATATCAAGAAGGATGAATATAGTATGGAAAATCTTGATGATTTCTTCcaagataatgatacaaCTAATTTATCAGataaaaatcaaagaagtaaaaaaaggaaaagaaattcttCGTTACTATcatttcaatcaattcaaaatggtgaaaatatattaccCTCTGATTTAATTAACTCTCCAACTCCATCTCGAAATGCTATATTGAATGTTGACGAAAAGGAAAACGATGACAGTTCAAGATTTAAAAGACCAACAAGGACTTCAATCTTAAGTCAAGCCACTGATAACAACCTCTAcgataataattataataataatgatgatgctgataACGTATTAGGAACAATTCAAGAAGgaaatgatgatggtaaTTATATGGCAGAACGGAGATTATCTGACATTTCGAACagaaggaaaagaagatCAACTTTCTTTAGAAACAGATTCGATAGCATTAATACACagaaatcaaatgataTCGATACTACGAGCATAGtgaatgaaaaatcataCCCTGTAAATAATTACCTTCAAGATGACGATGACGCGATGCCTGCGTTAACTGAAAGTGAAATGGACAATACAGTGGATAATACTTCTTTGAATACTTCCGATAATTATGTATTGGAggatgaattagaaactgATGAAGATAGAAGTTATATTCATGGTCCATCATCAGACCTCGATTCAAACGGAAGCGGATCATCCAATAGCGACGATGACGATCATAAAGAGCTGAattatgataatataaaaacTGATTCCTATGGACTATATGACTCTGAATCGGATGATGACGCGGGTGCGAATAAAAGTATTCTCGAGCAAGCCTCACAAGTAGTTAATGATGACTCGTTGGTAAAGTCTGATGGATTAAGACGATCCACAAGGGTGAAAATCCCAACTTTAGATTACTGgagaaatgaaaaagtaatatatactagaaaatcaattaaacCTGTGTTAGAAATTTCTAAAATTGTTACCTTCGATGAAGaatctgatgaagaagaagaaagtagtaaaaagaagaaaagcCGGCTACGTAATCAAATCTCCGATGCTCCAATCGGTACAGTTGATGATAGAGGCGAACAAAAGGAACCGACCATAACGGTAAAAAATAAGACTAGATCTAAACTTGATAAGAATATCATAGGACAAGTACGTTCTGGTGAAGTAATAGAAGCACAGTGGCTTAAGAATGGTATATTACAAGGTGATGTCAAAGTCACCAAAAATCGAATGAGTCTAGAGACTCTTGCGTTTGCACCCAATATTTCACAGTCAGAAATAACTCAGGAAACAATAGATGagaaattttcattagaaataatgtttgataaatataagAAACATTTTGCTAGTGGGAAGCTAAGACTGCCGAAAAACGGTAATAGAAACCCTACCGACTCCTTAAATACCTTTATGACGTTTTATTTGATCCAAGGTACAGTCACCGTTAATATTGGCGAAACTACATTCGTTGCAACTACTGGCTCAACGTTCCAGATACCAgcatataataaatattcctTTACAAATATTGGGAATAACGAAGCTAAAATGTTTTTTGTCCAAGTTTGTGTTTCCGATGAAGAGTTGATTTCCACATATACCAACGATGATGCAGACGCTTTATCCAGCAGTAGCCATACTAGTAGTAACATACGATCTCCTCAAATGCGAGTACATCGAAGATCCAGCTCACCAGTGCGTTCCAGAAGGACTAGCGACAGCTTATCATCGACATCTGCATCTCTTCAGTGA